One Festucalex cinctus isolate MCC-2025b chromosome 1, RoL_Fcin_1.0, whole genome shotgun sequence genomic region harbors:
- the LOC144007268 gene encoding uncharacterized protein LOC144007268 → MTNDDSRLALMSDGEDASHAAHTADDEQCDDDVTCHTDGKRWKSSQCGKTFGSKSQLRRHAMGHPGHKPFACTVCGRSFSVKGSLKIHTRTHTGEKPFACSVCGRSFSVKGSLKIHTRTHTGEKPFACTVCGQNFAQREHLKTHTRTHTGEKPFACSVCGRIFSQKGSLKVHTRTHTGEKPFACLVCGQNFSSKGYLKIHTRTHTGEKPFACSVCGQIFPEKEKLKTHTRTHTGEKPFACSVCGRIFSQKGSLKVHTRTHTGEKPFACLVCGQNFSSKGYLKIHTRTHTGEKPFACSVCGQIFPEKEKLKTHTRTHTGEKPFACLVCGQNFSSKGYLKIHTRTHTGEKPFACSVCGQKFPEKEKLKTHTRTHTGEKPFACLVCGQNFSSKGYLKIHTRTHTGEKPFACSVCGKKFREKQKLKRHTRTHTGEKPFACSVCGKKFPEKEKLKIHTRTHTGEKPFACSVCGRSFPRKGNLTTHTRIHTGEKPFACLVCGQNFSSKRYLKIHTRAHTGEKPFACSVCGRKFTVNETLKRHTKTHTDEKPFACSVCGQRFPTKGNAERHKCAGEKSG, encoded by the coding sequence atgacaaatgatgacagccggttagctcttatgtcagatggtgaagacgcgtcacacgctgctcacactgctgacgatgaacagtgtgacgatgatgtgacatgtcacactgatggcaaacggtggaaatcttctcagtgtggaaaaacctttggttCCAAGTCTCAATTGAGAAGACACGCGATGGGCCACCCTGGTCATAAACCCTTTGCTtgcacagtttgtggtcgaagtttctctgtgaagggatccttaaaaatccacacacgaacccacactggagagaagccttttgcttgctcagtttgtggtcgaagtttctctgtgaagggatccttaaaaatccacacacgaacccacactggagagaagccttttgcttgcacagtttgtggtcaaaacttTGCTCAGAgggaacacttaaaaacacacacaagaacccacactggagagaagccttttgcttgctcagtttgtggtcgaattttctctcagaagggatccttaaaagtccacacaagaacccacactggagagaagccctttgcttgcttggtttgtggtcaaaatttttcttccaagggatacttaaaaatacacacaagaacccacactggagagaagccctttgcctgctcagtttgtggtcagatatttcctgaaaaggaaaaattaaaaacacacacaagaacccacactggagagaagccttttgcttgctcagtttgtggtcgaattttctctcagaagggatccttaaaagtccacacaagaacccacactggagagaagccctttgcttgcttggtttgtggtcaaaatttttcttccaagggatacttaaaaatacacacaagaacccacactggagagaagccctttgcctgctcagtttgtggtcagatatttcctgaaaaggaaaaattaaaaacacacacaagaacccacactggagagaagccctttgcttgcttggtttgtggtcaaaatttttcttccaagggatacttaaaaatacacacaagaacccacactggagagaagccctttgcctgctcagtttgtggtcagaaatttcctgaaaaggaaaaattaaaaacacacacaagaacccacactggagagaagccctttgcttgcttggtttgtggtcaaaatttttcttccaagggatacttaaaaatacacacaagaacccacactggagagaagccctttgcctgctcagtttgtggtaagaaatttcgtgaaaagcaaaaattaaaaagacacacaagaacccacactggagagaagccctttgcttgctcggtttgtggtaagaaatttcctgaaaaggaaaaattaaaaatacacacaagaacccacactggagagaagccctttgcttgctcagtttgtggtcgaagtttcCCTAGGAAGGGAAATTTAACAACGCACACGCGaatccacacgggagagaagccctttgcttgcttggtttgtggacaaaatttttcttccaagagatacttaaaaatccacacaagagcccacactggagagaagccttttgcttgctcagtttgtggtcgaaaatttaCTGTTAATGAAacgttaaaaagacacacaaagaccCACACTGATGAGAAACcatttgcttgctcagtttgtggtcaaagattcccaacaaagggcaacgctgagaggcacaagtgtgctggtgagaaaagcggttga
- the LOC144007368 gene encoding uncharacterized protein LOC144007368 isoform X1 — protein sequence MFTMAKVKYEEELCGAQEDNERQRQLLDAVYKQPRFVLNRADVAEKYLRPDEQKVKSPQVKEEEEKHPYFKEEKKSPGVKKEEVEDDVTKSPMTFKSSMTFAPLKSEDEVKGESEEGRGAEPPNRILNPQNMIPESDADHWGSSKAKSDDIRSLSSHDDDNDDNLDGNDEQADDRSCHTDDKSWECSHCGKTLSSKRSLKIHLRTHTGEKPFSCSDCGKSFSSKSHLTTHTRRHTGEKPFSCLDCGKSFSLQSNLTKHSRTHTGEKLFACTHCGKSFSQKSHLTLHSRTHTGEKPFSCSDCGQSFSLKSHLTRHTRSHAGEKPFSCADCGKSFSLKSHLTRHTKSHTGEKPFSCSDCGKSFSSKSNLTKHTRIHSGEKPFSCSDCGKSFSHRSYLTIHTRKHAGEKPFSCSDCGKSFYRKHHLTIHTRRHTGEKPFSCSDCGKRYSDRSNLEKHTRSHGKKPFSCSVYAERFSCKKLSERHECAGENSSHL from the exons atgttcacaatggcgaaagtcaagtacgaagaggagctttgtggagcacaggaggacaacgagcgacaacgtcaactgctggacgccgtttacaagcagcctcgatttgtgttgaacagagcag acgtcgctgagaaatatcttcgtcctgacgaaCAGAAGGTGAAATCTCCTCaagtgaaagaggaggaggaaaagcatccttattttaaagaagaaaaaaagtcccctggtgtcaaaaaggaggaggttgaggatgacgtcaccaagtcaccaatgaccttcaagtcatcaatgaccttcgcccctttaaagagtgaagatgaagtcaagggtgagagtgaggagggcagaggggcggagcctccaaacaggatcttaaatcctcaaaacatgattccagaaagtgatgcagaccactggggatcatcaaaagcaaaaagtgatgacataaggtccctttcttctcatgatgatgacaatgatgataatctggatggtaatgatgaacaggctgatgataggtcgtgtcacactgacgacaaatctTGGGAATGTTcgcactgtgggaaaacattgagttcaaaaagaagtttgaaaattcacttgagaacacacactggggaaaaacctttttcttgctcagattgtggcaaaagcttctcttcgaagtcacatttaacaacacatacaagaagacacactggggaaaaacctttttcttgtttagattgtggcaaaagcttctctttgcagtcaaatttaacaaaacattcaagaacacacactggggaaaaactttttgcttgtacccactgtggcaaaagcttctctcagaagtcacatttaacattacattcaagaacacacactggggaaaaacctttttcttgctcagattgtggccaaagcttctctttgaagtcacatttaacaagacatacaagaagccacgctggtgagaaacctttttcttgcgcagattgtggcaaaagcttctctttgaagtcacatttgacaagacatacaaaaagccacactggcgagaaacctttttcttgctcagattgtggcaaaagcttctcttcgaagtcaaatttaacaaaacatacaagaatccatagtggcgagaaacctttctcttgctcagattgtggcaaaagcttctctcacaggtcatatttaacaatacatacaagaaaacacgctggtgagaaacctttttcttgctcagattgtggcaaaagcttctatcGGAAGCACCatttaacaatacatacaagaaggcacactggcgagaaacctttttcttgctcagattgtggaaaacgtTACTCTGACAGGTCAAATTTAGAGAAACACACAAGATCGCATGGGAAGAAACcgttcagttgcagtgtttatgctgaaagattctcttgtaaaaagctttctgagagacacgagtgtgctggtgagaatagcagccatctttga
- the LOC144007368 gene encoding uncharacterized protein LOC144007368 isoform X2 yields MTFKSSMTFAPLKSEDEVKGESEEGRGAEPPNRILNPQNMIPESDADHWGSSKAKSDDIRSLSSHDDDNDDNLDGNDEQADDRSCHTDDKSWECSHCGKTLSSKRSLKIHLRTHTGEKPFSCSDCGKSFSSKSHLTTHTRRHTGEKPFSCLDCGKSFSLQSNLTKHSRTHTGEKLFACTHCGKSFSQKSHLTLHSRTHTGEKPFSCSDCGQSFSLKSHLTRHTRSHAGEKPFSCADCGKSFSLKSHLTRHTKSHTGEKPFSCSDCGKSFSSKSNLTKHTRIHSGEKPFSCSDCGKSFSHRSYLTIHTRKHAGEKPFSCSDCGKSFYRKHHLTIHTRRHTGEKPFSCSDCGKRYSDRSNLEKHTRSHGKKPFSCSVYAERFSCKKLSERHECAGENSSHL; encoded by the coding sequence atgaccttcaagtcatcaatgaccttcgcccctttaaagagtgaagatgaagtcaagggtgagagtgaggagggcagaggggcggagcctccaaacaggatcttaaatcctcaaaacatgattccagaaagtgatgcagaccactggggatcatcaaaagcaaaaagtgatgacataaggtccctttcttctcatgatgatgacaatgatgataatctggatggtaatgatgaacaggctgatgataggtcgtgtcacactgacgacaaatctTGGGAATGTTcgcactgtgggaaaacattgagttcaaaaagaagtttgaaaattcacttgagaacacacactggggaaaaacctttttcttgctcagattgtggcaaaagcttctcttcgaagtcacatttaacaacacatacaagaagacacactggggaaaaacctttttcttgtttagattgtggcaaaagcttctctttgcagtcaaatttaacaaaacattcaagaacacacactggggaaaaactttttgcttgtacccactgtggcaaaagcttctctcagaagtcacatttaacattacattcaagaacacacactggggaaaaacctttttcttgctcagattgtggccaaagcttctctttgaagtcacatttaacaagacatacaagaagccacgctggtgagaaacctttttcttgcgcagattgtggcaaaagcttctctttgaagtcacatttgacaagacatacaaaaagccacactggcgagaaacctttttcttgctcagattgtggcaaaagcttctcttcgaagtcaaatttaacaaaacatacaagaatccatagtggcgagaaacctttctcttgctcagattgtggcaaaagcttctctcacaggtcatatttaacaatacatacaagaaaacacgctggtgagaaacctttttcttgctcagattgtggcaaaagcttctatcGGAAGCACCatttaacaatacatacaagaaggcacactggcgagaaacctttttcttgctcagattgtggaaaacgtTACTCTGACAGGTCAAATTTAGAGAAACACACAAGATCGCATGGGAAGAAACcgttcagttgcagtgtttatgctgaaagattctcttgtaaaaagctttctgagagacacgagtgtgctggtgagaatagcagccatctttga
- the LOC144007651 gene encoding uncharacterized protein LOC144007651 isoform X1: MSARTTPKDEEEHFGVKEENEQRLQPLDDVCQQPRIVLHTTDVAEKYLRPDQQDMKPPNVKKEEEHPYIEEEEKPVRVKEEEVEDDVTKSPMTFKSSMTFAPLKSEDEVKGQT; this comes from the exons atgtcggcgagaacgacaccaaaggacgaggaggaacattttggagtaaaggaagagaacgagcaacgtcttcaaccgctggacgatgtttgccagcagcctcgaattgtgctacacacaacag acgtcgctgagaaatatcttcgtcctgaccaacaggacatgaagcctccgaatgttaaaaaggaggaagaacatccttacatcgaagaggaagaaaagcccgttcgtgtcaaagaggaggaggttgaggatgacgtcaccaagtcaccaatgaccttcaagtcatcaatgaccttcgcccctttaaagagtgaagacgaagtcaagg GCCAGACTTGA
- the LOC144007651 gene encoding uncharacterized protein LOC144007651 isoform X2 — MDYIDVAEKYLRPDQQDMKPPNVKKEEEHPYIEEEEKPVRVKEEEVEDDVTKSPMTFKSSMTFAPLKSEDEVKGQT, encoded by the exons ATGGACTACATTG acgtcgctgagaaatatcttcgtcctgaccaacaggacatgaagcctccgaatgttaaaaaggaggaagaacatccttacatcgaagaggaagaaaagcccgttcgtgtcaaagaggaggaggttgaggatgacgtcaccaagtcaccaatgaccttcaagtcatcaatgaccttcgcccctttaaagagtgaagacgaagtcaagg GCCAGACTTGA